The nucleotide sequence GGGGGCGGGCCTTTCTGGAGGCCCATCCGGAGATTGACACCCCCGCATCGCTCGAGCAGATGTTCCTTGCAGCCCCCAGTGTGGAAGCCCAGCACAATCTGATGAATGGCTTTCTAACCCTGGGCGACCTGCGGCCCCGGCTTGCAAACATCAAAGCCCCCACCCTGGTGCTCTCGGGCGAGGAGGACCTGTTGTTTCCGCCCCTCTATAGCCAGGAAATAGCCGAGGCCATTCCAGGGGCCATCCACCGCGTTCTTCCCGGCGTAGGGCACGTCGCAGCCCTGGAAAACACCCCTCTTCTGGTTCAGCACCTCACAGCTTTTTTGGAGGCTCACGCATGAGGTTCAAAGTCGGCGACTCGGCCAGCTACACCCAGACCATCGGCGAAGCCCACATCGCGCAGTTCATCGGGGCAGTGGGCGACACCAACCCCCTGCACGTAGATGCAGAGTTTGCCCGCAAGAGCCGCTTTGGGCAGCGCATCGCCCAGGGCATTCTGGTAGCCGGGCTGATCTCCACCGCCATCGGCACCAAGCTACCGGGGGTAGGGGCCGTTTACCTGGGCCAGACCCTGAAGTTTTTGCGGCCCACCTTCATCGGCGACACCATTACGGCCACCGTGACGGTCAAGGCCATCCGCGAGGATAAGCCCATCCTAACCCTGGAAACCATATGCACCAACCAGCGGGGTGAGCAGGTCATCAGCGGAGAGGCCACCGTCTTGTACGAGGAGGTTGTCGCGTGACAAGGAACCCTTATACCCCCAACCCCCCAGCCCCTTTCCCCCGTGCAAGCGAGCGCGGGAAAATGCGCTTGGCTTTTGCGGTCATGGGCCTTTACACCCCCAATCCCCCGGCCCCTTTCCCCCATGAAGGGGGAAAGGGGTGGCTGAGTAATTTGGTTCGAAGGAGGAAGGCATGAGAAAAGTTCTGGTGGTTCTTCTGGCAGTTTTGGGCATGGCCGGCCTTGCGCTGGCCCAAACCACGGTACGGGTCGGGGTGCTGCTAC is from Meiothermus sp. CFH 77666 and encodes:
- a CDS encoding MaoC family dehydratase, translated to MRFKVGDSASYTQTIGEAHIAQFIGAVGDTNPLHVDAEFARKSRFGQRIAQGILVAGLISTAIGTKLPGVGAVYLGQTLKFLRPTFIGDTITATVTVKAIREDKPILTLETICTNQRGEQVISGEATVLYEEVVA